The region CATGAATGCGTTGTTCTCGTACATACTGTTTTGCTTCGTCCAGTGTCAGTTCAAGCAATTCAACAAACTCATCATCATCACCCGTAACCGCATTTTTCAGTGGTTCCAAGTCTTCCGTTATATAGATATACATGATTTCATCCGCAAATCCCGGCGAAGTATAAAATGATGTAATCAACTTCAAATTACTAGTCGTGTAACCTGTCTCTTCCTCCAGTTCACGAACGGCAGTTTTTTCAGGTTTTTCACCGGGTTCCAATTTACCGGCCGGAATTTCCACCAGTGATTTTTCCAGCGGCTTACGATATTGTTCAACAAAGACAATTTTTTTATCCTTTGTAACCGGAATGACCGCTACTGCACCCGGATGCTTAATCAGTTCCCTTTTCGCTGTTTCACCATCAGGAAGTGTGACATCATCCACCTGCAGTTTAACGACCTTTCCATCATATATGTGTTCCGTATGAATGGTTTTTTCTTCAAATTTTTTCATTTATCGGTCCATCCTTTTCTTTCAGCACTATTTTCATTCTAACACACCTGTTTAGTTGAATTTAGCAGAAACAGTTTTCTACAATGGAGATAAGAACATTTACTGGAGGGAACGACATGAAAAAAAATCAACTCGGTCAATCGAATTTAAATGTTTCTGAATTAACGCTTGGATGCATGTCTTTGGGGACAGATCGGCAAAAAGCAAACGATATTATCGATGCTGCCTTGGATGCCGGTGTTAACCATCTGGATACTGCTGATTTATACGATTTTGGTGTAAACGAGGAACTTGTCGGTAAGACAATCAAAAACCGGCGGGATCAGATTATTTTAACGACGAAGGTTGGCAATCATTTTAATAAGGATAAACAAGACTGGTTCTGGGACCCTTCACCTGATCATATCAAGAAAGGTGTTAAAGACAGTCTTCACCGTTTAAATACAGACTATATCGATTTTTATATGCTGCACGGCGGTACCATTGATGATCCGATTGACGAAACGATTGGGGCATTTGAGTCACTAAAACAGGAAGGTGTTATTCGTGCATACGGCATCTCTTCCATTCGCCCCAACGTCATTCGTGAATATGTAAAACGTTCCAATATAGATGGCGTTATGATGCAGTACAACATGCTTGACCGGCGATCGGAAGAGGAAATACTTGATTTACTGCATGCGAACAACATCAGTGTGCTGGCTAGAGGTCCACTTGCAAAAGGTATGCTCAGTAATAAAGCCACTGAGCAGATTAACAAAAAAGGTCAGGACGGATTTTTGGACTATTCCTTTGAAGAACTTAAAGCGGTTAACCAAAATCTTACTGAACAATTCGGTGATGAACATTCGTTTAATGAGCTGGCCCTGAAATATGTGCTCAAATCCCCTGCCGTTGCTACTGCCGTGTTTGGTGCAAGCTCAACTGACCAGGTAACAGAAAATACTGCGTTCGATCATTCCAGAGCTTTGACTGACGAAACATATGAAGCTTTACAGCAAATTACAAAAGCAATTCAATATACGAACCACCGATAAAGCGAAAAAAAGTGGCATGGACAGCTTATTGTTATGCCACTTTTTTATTACAGATTTTTAAGTAGCGATATACTCGTTTTTACCCTTATCCAATCGCCGAAATATATCCGCGATTTTACACCGGATATCCATGATTTCGAACTCGATATCCGCGATTTTGGAATTTCGCCCCCACCTCTACAATAAATTTCCATTGCTAAAATGACAGTTAATTGCATATAATAGGAACAAATGTTCTAGTTCGAAAGTAGTGGTGGCAATGAATTATTCAAGCTATCCAAGAAATGATGTGCTGTGCATCGATATGCGTTCCTTTTATGCAAGTGTTGAGGCTGTCAAGCTGGGCGAGGATCCGATGACAGTTCAACTGGCTGTGGTCGGGGACACAAATCGGCCGGGAAGTATTGTTTTGGCGGCTTCTCCGACATTGAAGAAAAAACATGGTATCAGTAATGTCAGCCGCT is a window of Virgibacillus ihumii DNA encoding:
- a CDS encoding aldo/keto reductase encodes the protein MKKNQLGQSNLNVSELTLGCMSLGTDRQKANDIIDAALDAGVNHLDTADLYDFGVNEELVGKTIKNRRDQIILTTKVGNHFNKDKQDWFWDPSPDHIKKGVKDSLHRLNTDYIDFYMLHGGTIDDPIDETIGAFESLKQEGVIRAYGISSIRPNVIREYVKRSNIDGVMMQYNMLDRRSEEEILDLLHANNISVLARGPLAKGMLSNKATEQINKKGQDGFLDYSFEELKAVNQNLTEQFGDEHSFNELALKYVLKSPAVATAVFGASSTDQVTENTAFDHSRALTDETYEALQQITKAIQYTNHR
- a CDS encoding NUDIX hydrolase, which codes for MKKFEEKTIHTEHIYDGKVVKLQVDDVTLPDGETAKRELIKHPGAVAVIPVTKDKKIVFVEQYRKPLEKSLVEIPAGKLEPGEKPEKTAVRELEEETGYTTSNLKLITSFYTSPGFADEIMYIYITEDLEPLKNAVTGDDDEFVELLELTLDEAKQYVREQRIHDAKTNYAMLYLELLERM